From Scleropages formosus chromosome 9, fSclFor1.1, whole genome shotgun sequence, one genomic window encodes:
- the LOC108919848 gene encoding kelch-like protein 24, whose translation MASSKQEEGLKSLNAATPLEPLREHFDSPQTPVCTATREPQGEAVPDTVLQVETESFLVNRRRLASLSPYFRALFYGGGQESTRSHIQIKGVGLEQFRTLMAFARTSRLPLDKENVLGILEAADFLQMEQARLLCCKFLERQLHLSNCLGMMAYAWRLGCLELYAAAREVALTHLPALACEEDFLYLSKESVADLLASEDLFLPREDLAFEVALRWATFDPSREDDFLELAAFVRPECLSLQYISEMLVHVKGSDPRAKLLCKLDSQPPASWTTPRLSPRTRVKETLYVLGGPHDRDDQTLCQFHPRCGMWKSCVPFTRKNLMQYAVAAVGDSVVVTGGYFRDEVVWYSVDWVRIFRCANGCWVDGPSLLKSRHSHCTAGLGCRVFVLGGSMDEGLVPDVERLTLGAQSWESVSPMVRAVERAAAVALAPCIYVACGLDENGDVYGGIQRYQVETDQWDVVSYSPFPRYDLLATVLNGACYFFGGQALRLDVETDEWTVLEEECLQRKFFTGCTTAGGQVYLLGERKGNKVLPNMVLLDPYTDTCVQIDEEIPCPVPVRGCVTIRSSS comes from the exons ATGGCCTCCAGCAAGCAAGAGGAGGGACTCAAAAGCCTCAACGCCGCTACTCCACTTGAGCCGCTCAGGGAGCACTTTGACTCCCCCCAAACGCCCGTCTGCACAGCAACTAGGGAGCCCCAGGGAGAAGCGGTGCCTGACACCGTTCTTCAAGTGGAAACGGAGAGTTTTCTCGTGAACCGGCGACGGCTGGCGAGCCTGAGCCCTTATTTCCGAGCCCTTTTCTACGGGGGCGGACAGGAGAGCACCAGGAGTCACATCCAGATCAAAGGCGTGGGACTCGAGCAGTTCCGTACCCTGATGGCGTTCGCACGAACCTCCAGGCTGCCCCTGGACAAGGAGAATGTTCTGGGGATCCTGGAGGCCGCGGACTTCCTCCAGATGGAGCAAGCCAGGCTGCTGTGCTGCAAATTCCTCGAGCGGCAGCTGCATCTGAGCAACTGTTTGGGTATGATGGCGTACGCTTGGCGGCTGGGCTGTCTGGAGCTGTACGCAGCCGCAAGAGAGGTGGCCCTCACCCATCTACCTGCCTTGGCCTGCGAGGAGGACTTCCTGTACCTGTCCAAAGAGAGCGTGGCCGACCTCCTTGCTAGCGAGGACCTGTTCTTGCCGCGAGAGGACTTAGCTTTTGAGGTCGCTCTGCGCTGGGCGACCTTCGACCCCAGCCGCGAAGACGACTTCCTCGAGCTGGCCGCCTTTGTGCGACCCGAGTGTCTTTCCCTCCAGTACATCAGTGAGATGCTGGTCCACGTGAAAGGCTCTGACCCTCGGGCCAAACTCCTCTGCAAACTGGATTCGCAGCCGCCCGCCAGCTGGACGACGCCGAGGCTCAGTCCTCGAACCCGCGTGAAGGAAACACTGTATGTGCTCGGTGGGCCCCACGACCGCGACGATCAGACCCTGTGCCAGTTCCACCCACGATGTGGAATGTGGAAGTCTTGCGTACCTTTTACGAGGAAGAATCTCATGCAGTACGCGGTAGCTGCTGTAG GTGACAGCGTGGTGGTGACTGGCGGTTACTTTCGCGACGAGGTCGTGTGGTACAGCGTGGACTGGGTGCGGATCTTTCGGTGCGCGAACGGCTGCTGGGTCGACGGCCCCTCGCTGCTCAAGTCCCGGCACAGCCACTGTACGGCGGGCCTGGGGTGCCGAGTCTTTGTCCTGGGAGGCAGCATGGACGAAGGCCTTGTGCCTGACGTGGAGAGGCTGACACTGGGAGCCCAGAGCTGGGAGAGCGTGAGTCCTATGGTACGGGCGGTAGAGCGGGCGGCCGCTGTCGCTCTGGCTCCCTGTATCTACGTGGCATGTGGCTTAGATGAAAATGGTGACGTTTACGGCGGCATCCAGAGGTACCAGGTAGAGACAGACCAATGGGATGTGGTCTCCTACTCCCCATTTCCACG GTACGACCTTCTCGCCACGGTGCTCAACGGCGCTTGCTACTTCTTCGGCGGTCAGGCGCTGCGACTGGATGTGGAGACGGACGAGTGGACCGTTCTGGAAGAGGAGTGTCTCCAGAGGAAGTTTTTCACAGGCTGCACCACTGCTGGCGGTCAGGTGTACCTGCTGGGGGAGCGCAAGGGGAACAAGGTGCTCCCCAACATGGTCCTGCTGGACCCTTACACGGACACCTGCGTGCAAATCGATGAGGAAATCCCCTGTCCCGTCCCAGTCCGTGGCTGCGTCACCATTCGGTCCAGCAGCTAG
- the lsm7 gene encoding U6 snRNA-associated Sm-like protein LSm7, giving the protein MADKEKKKKESIFDLSKYIDKTIRVKFQGGREASGVLKGFDPLLNLVLDGTIEYLRDPDDQYKLTEDTRQLGLVVCRGTSVVLICPQDGMESIPNPFIQQQDG; this is encoded by the exons atggcG gacaaagagaagaagaagaaagagagcaTTTTCGACCTGTCCAAGTACATTGACAAGACCATCCGAGTGAAATTTCAGGGCGGTCGGGAAG CCAGTGGAGTCCTCAAAGGGTTCGACCCTCTGCTCAACCTGGTGCTGGATGGTACTATAGAGTACCTGAGAG ACCCTGATGATCAGTACAAGCTAACGGAGGACACCCGGCAGCTGGGTTTGGTGGTTTGCCGCGGGACGTCGGTGGTTCTCATTTGTCCGCAGGATGGCATGGAATCCATTCCGAACCCGTTCATCCAGCAGCAGGATGGCTAG
- the sppl2 gene encoding signal peptide peptidase-like 2 isoform X2: MRDPVVLLFGTLLVRQVLGEHGMAHFSDKDKNKGKDYCIFFNSQWARLPQDLNKASRLQIHDLTGSVLCSSSEVPEGGFTNRVPMVLRGNCTFYEKVRLAQINGAKGLLIVSKEKLTPPAGNKTQYEEIDIPVALLSYSDMLDISKTFGKGGQVAMYAPNEPVLDYNMVIIFLMAVGTVAVGSYWAGSRDINKRYMKHKRDDGAEKQEEETVDVTPIMICVFVVMCCSMLVLLYYFYDQLVYVIIGIFCLAASIGLYSCLCPLVRRIPFGKCRIPENSLPYCHKRPQVRMLLLSVFCVSVSVVWGVFRNEDQWAWMLQDALGIAFCLYMLKTIRLPTFKACTLLLVVLFVYDVFFVFITPRFTKSGESIMVEVAAGPSNSSTHEKLPMVLKVPRLNSSPLALCDRPFSLLGFGDILVPGLLVAYCHRFDIVMHSSQVYFVACTIAYGIGLLITFVALAMMQTGQPALLYLVPCTLLTSLAVALWRRELHMFWTGSGFVVNSSLI, translated from the exons ATGAGGGACCCCGTGGTGCTGCTTTTCGGGACGTTGTTGGTGAGACAG GTGCTCGGCGAACACGGCATGGCCCACTTCAGCGACAAGGACAAGAACAAGGGCAAGGATTACTGCATCTTCTTCAACTCGCAGTGGGCGCGTCTACCTCAGGACCTCAACAAAGCC TCGCGCCTACAGATTCACGACCTGACGGGCTCCGTGCTGTGCTCGTCCTCCGAGGTGCCCGAGGGGGGCTTCACCAACCGCGTGCCGATGGTGCTACGCGGCAACTGCACTTTCTACGAGAAAGTCAGGCTGGCACAGATCAATGGTGCAAAGGGCCTTCTCATCGTCAGCAAGGAGAAGCTG ACTCCACCAGCTGGGAACAAGACTCAGTATGAAGAAATCGACATCCCTGTCGCCCTGCTTAGCTATTCTGACATGCTGGACATCAGCAAG ACTTTCGGGAAGGGAGGTCAAGTGGCCATGTATGCGCCGAATGAGCCGGTCCTGGATTACAACATGGTGATCATCTTCCTCATGGCTGTGGGGACGGTGGCTGTTGGAAGCTACTGGGCTGGCAGTCGAGACATCAATAA GCGCTACATGAAGCACAAGAGGGACGACGGCGCcgagaagcaggaggaggagacggTGGACGTGACCCCGATAATGATCTGCGTGTTCGTGGTTATGTGCTGCTCCATGCTGGTGCTGCTCTACTACTTCTACGATCAGCTGG TGTATGTGATCATCGGGATATTCTGTCTGGCTGCTTCGATTGGCCTCTATAGCTGCCTGTGCCCTTTGGTGCGCCGGATTCCGTTTGGAAAGTGCAG GATCCCGGAGAACAGCCTGCCTTATTGTCACAAGCGACCCCAGGTGCGCATGCTGCTTCTGTCCGTTTTCTGCGTGAGCGTCAGTGTCGTCTGGGGAGTTTTCCGGAACGAGGACCA GTGGGCTTGGATGCTACAGGATGCTCTGGGAATTGCTTTCTGTCTCTACATGCTCAAAACAATCAGATTGCCCACTTTTAAG GCTTGTACCCTCCTGTTGGTTGTGTTGTTTGTCTATgatgttttctttgtatttataactCCACGTTTCACTAAG AGTGGAGAGAGTATTATGGTAGAGGTGGCAGCCGGTCCCTCAAATTCCTCTACTCACGAGAAA CTCCCAATGGTGCTTAAAGTCCCCAGACTGAACTCGTCTCCCTTAGCGCTGTGTGACCGACCCTTCTCCCTGCTCGGCTTCGGGGACATCTTAGTTCCAG GCCTGCTTGTGGCTTACTGCCACAGGTTTGACATTGTCATGCACTCATCACAGGTCTATTTTGTGGCCTGCACTATAG CGTATGGGATCGGCCTGCTGATCACATTCGTGGCTCTGGCCATGATGCAGACAGGCCAGCCTGCCCTCTTATACCTGGTGCCTTGCACTCTCCTCACCAGCCTGGCAGTGGCACTGTGGCGCAGGGAGTTGCACATGTTCTGGACAGGAAGTGGATTTGTGGTGAATAGCAGTTTGATATGA
- the sppl2 gene encoding signal peptide peptidase-like 2 isoform X1 yields the protein MRDPVVLLFGTLLVRQVLGEHGMAHFSDKDKNKGKDYCIFFNSQWARLPQDLNKASRLQIHDLTGSVLCSSSEVPEGGFTNRVPMVLRGNCTFYEKVRLAQINGAKGLLIVSKEKLTPPAGNKTQYEEIDIPVALLSYSDMLDISKTFGKGGQVAMYAPNEPVLDYNMVIIFLMAVGTVAVGSYWAGSRDINKRYMKHKRDDGAEKQEEETVDVTPIMICVFVVMCCSMLVLLYYFYDQLVYVIIGIFCLAASIGLYSCLCPLVRRIPFGKCRIPENSLPYCHKRPQVRMLLLSVFCVSVSVVWGVFRNEDQWAWMLQDALGIAFCLYMLKTIRLPTFKACTLLLVVLFVYDVFFVFITPRFTKSGESIMVEVAAGPSNSSTHEKLPMVLKVPRLNSSPLALCDRPFSLLGFGDILVPGLLVAYCHRFDIVMHSSQVYFVACTIAYGIGLLITFVALAMMQTGQPALLYLVPCTLLTSLAVALWRRELHMFWTGSGFVKDVPQPPVALAPINCTQTPEQPSEEALSNPELQHAAVSNQTEDPPPLQEAAPPKDAGSPSE from the exons ATGAGGGACCCCGTGGTGCTGCTTTTCGGGACGTTGTTGGTGAGACAG GTGCTCGGCGAACACGGCATGGCCCACTTCAGCGACAAGGACAAGAACAAGGGCAAGGATTACTGCATCTTCTTCAACTCGCAGTGGGCGCGTCTACCTCAGGACCTCAACAAAGCC TCGCGCCTACAGATTCACGACCTGACGGGCTCCGTGCTGTGCTCGTCCTCCGAGGTGCCCGAGGGGGGCTTCACCAACCGCGTGCCGATGGTGCTACGCGGCAACTGCACTTTCTACGAGAAAGTCAGGCTGGCACAGATCAATGGTGCAAAGGGCCTTCTCATCGTCAGCAAGGAGAAGCTG ACTCCACCAGCTGGGAACAAGACTCAGTATGAAGAAATCGACATCCCTGTCGCCCTGCTTAGCTATTCTGACATGCTGGACATCAGCAAG ACTTTCGGGAAGGGAGGTCAAGTGGCCATGTATGCGCCGAATGAGCCGGTCCTGGATTACAACATGGTGATCATCTTCCTCATGGCTGTGGGGACGGTGGCTGTTGGAAGCTACTGGGCTGGCAGTCGAGACATCAATAA GCGCTACATGAAGCACAAGAGGGACGACGGCGCcgagaagcaggaggaggagacggTGGACGTGACCCCGATAATGATCTGCGTGTTCGTGGTTATGTGCTGCTCCATGCTGGTGCTGCTCTACTACTTCTACGATCAGCTGG TGTATGTGATCATCGGGATATTCTGTCTGGCTGCTTCGATTGGCCTCTATAGCTGCCTGTGCCCTTTGGTGCGCCGGATTCCGTTTGGAAAGTGCAG GATCCCGGAGAACAGCCTGCCTTATTGTCACAAGCGACCCCAGGTGCGCATGCTGCTTCTGTCCGTTTTCTGCGTGAGCGTCAGTGTCGTCTGGGGAGTTTTCCGGAACGAGGACCA GTGGGCTTGGATGCTACAGGATGCTCTGGGAATTGCTTTCTGTCTCTACATGCTCAAAACAATCAGATTGCCCACTTTTAAG GCTTGTACCCTCCTGTTGGTTGTGTTGTTTGTCTATgatgttttctttgtatttataactCCACGTTTCACTAAG AGTGGAGAGAGTATTATGGTAGAGGTGGCAGCCGGTCCCTCAAATTCCTCTACTCACGAGAAA CTCCCAATGGTGCTTAAAGTCCCCAGACTGAACTCGTCTCCCTTAGCGCTGTGTGACCGACCCTTCTCCCTGCTCGGCTTCGGGGACATCTTAGTTCCAG GCCTGCTTGTGGCTTACTGCCACAGGTTTGACATTGTCATGCACTCATCACAGGTCTATTTTGTGGCCTGCACTATAG CGTATGGGATCGGCCTGCTGATCACATTCGTGGCTCTGGCCATGATGCAGACAGGCCAGCCTGCCCTCTTATACCTGGTGCCTTGCACTCTCCTCACCAGCCTGGCAGTGGCACTGTGGCGCAGGGAGTTGCACATGTTCTGGACAGGAAGTGGATTTGTG AAAGATGTACCCCAGCCTCCTGTAGCGCTGGCCCCCATCAACTGCACTCAGACCCCCGAACAGCCCTCGGAAGAGGCACTGTCCAACCCTGAGCTGCAGCATGCAGCGGTGTCCAATCAGACTGAAGACCCACCTCCGCTACAAGAAGCAGCCCCCCCCAAAGATGCGGGGAGCCCCTCGGAATAA